A genome region from Etheostoma cragini isolate CJK2018 chromosome 4, CSU_Ecrag_1.0, whole genome shotgun sequence includes the following:
- the si:dkey-264d12.4 gene encoding epithelial membrane protein 3 — translation MVFLLIFVTVLHLVALAMLLVATLEKSWWIWDDVEITDLWYNCFHDNATETWMCAATNESDWLQSVQALMVLSVVFSSISFLVFLGQLFTISKGGLFYFTGLCQAFAGFTTFAACLIFTFHRKEILSESRDLSKGRFGYCFILAWLCVPLLLVSGVLYVHLRKKQ, via the exons ATGGTCTTCCTGCTCATATTCGTAACTGTGCTGCATCTGGTTGCCTTGGCCATGCTCCTCGTTGCTACCCTGGAGAAG tcCTGGTGGATATGGGATGATGTAGAAATCACAGACCTCTGGTATAACTGCTTCCATGATAATGCCACAGAAACCTGGATGTGTGCTGCTACTAATGAAAGCG ACTGGCTGCAGTCTGTCCAGGCCCTCATGGTCCTCTCTGTGgtcttctcctccatctccttccTGGTTTTTCTGGGTCAGCTGTTCACCATATCCAAAGGAGGACTCTTCTACTTCACAGGCCTCTGTCAGGCCTTTGCAG GTTTCACAACCTTTGCTGCTTGCCTCATCTTCACCTTCCACAGAAAGGAGATCTTAAGTGAGTCCAGAGATCTAAGCAAGGGACGCTTTGGCTACTGTTTCATCCTGGCGTGGCTATGTGTCCCTCTCCTCCTGGTTAGTGGAGTCCTATACGTCCACCTGCGCAAGAAGCAGTGa